A stretch of DNA from Thermanaerosceptrum fracticalcis:
GACCTCTGCTAAAATTTTAGAGATTTTCGCACCGTACTCGATAGATTCGTCCATTTTAAAGACCAGTTCCGGGGTATAACGCAGTTTTAACCTTTTGGCTAATTCGGTACGAATATAACCGCAGGCTTTTTCCAGGCCCTGGAGACAACTTTTACGTTTTTCCTCGTCCCCTAAGAGACTGATATAAATCTTAGCAATGC
This window harbors:
- the rbfA gene encoding 30S ribosome-binding factor RbfA, with amino-acid sequence MAKHRISRIAEEIKREVAQMIRDEIKDPRITGLISVTQVEVTNDLSIAKIYISLLGDEEKRKSCLQGLEKACGYIRTELAKRLKLRYTPELVFKMDESIEYGAKISKILAEVNKTGGDLNSDV